One window of the Megalops cyprinoides isolate fMegCyp1 chromosome 2, fMegCyp1.pri, whole genome shotgun sequence genome contains the following:
- the LOC118796164 gene encoding glycogen synthase kinase 1-like gives MAQAPPTPLPTAKPGESQSLPLEVALMELVCRPPACSHVIQLLDWFEEPEYVILVLELPSPCLDVSKFTKQLGGYMEESLAQVIMRQVVQAALHCRERGVLHRDIKSKNLLIQTDDFHVKLIDFGCGDLLKEDPYRQFAGSLFYNCKGTFSVVLLAVVDVGSYGRTSTGGALANSTFGQALRDGTLGLPQDALLPGPRAPPGCPYHRLETEKLLVYRARERGVLHRDIKSSKNLLILTDDFHVKLSDFGCGDLLKEAAYRQCAEWVKDGEYYGSSRDHVVRRGTANLICWCLQRDPSKRPVLEKILQHDCMSLIEVVEA, from the exons ATGGCCcaggcccctcccactcctctgCCCACTGCAAAG CCTGGAGAGTCCCAGTCCCTCCCCCTGGAGGTGGCCCTGATGGAGCTGGTGTGCCGCCCTCCTGCCTGCTCCCATGTTATCCAGCTGCTGGACTGGTTTGAGGAGCCAGAGTATGTGATTCTGGTTCTGGAGCTGCCATCCCCCTGCCTGGACGTGTCCAAGTTCACCAAGCAGCTGGGGGGCTACATGGAGGAGAGCCTGGCCCAGGTCATCATGCGGCAGGTGGTGCAGGCGGCGTTGCACTGCCGTGAGAGGGGTGTCCTGCACCGGGACATTAAATCAAAGAACCTCCTCATCCAGACCGATGATTTCCATGTGAAACTCATCGATTTTGGATGTGGAGATCTCCTCAAAGAAGACCCCTACAGGCAGTTTGCAG GGTCCCTGTTCTACAACTGCAAGGGGACTTTCTCGGTTGTGCTCCTGGCAGTGGTAGATGTGGGCAGCTACGGGAGAACAAGCACTGGTGGTGCACTGGCTAACTCCACCTTCGGCCAGGCACTCCGAGATGGGACCCTTGGCCTGCCACAGGATGCTCTGCTGCCAG GACCGCGAGCACCACCAGGATGCCCATACCATCGGCTGGAGACGGAGAAGCTGCTGGTCTACAGGGCACGCGAGAGGGGTGTCCTGCACAGGGACATTAAATCATCAAAGAACCTCCTCATCCTGACCGATGATTTCCACGTGAAACTCAGTGATTTTGGATGCGGAGATCTCCTCAAGGAAGCTGCCTACAGGCAGTGTGCAG AGTGGGTGAAGGATGGGGAGTACTATGGGTCGTCCCGTGACCATGTGGTCCGTAGGGGTACTGCT AACCTGATTTGCTGGTGCTTGCAGAGGGATCCTAGCAAGAGACCAGTCCTGGAGAAGATACTCCAGCACGATTGTATGAGTTTAATAGAGGTGGTGGAAGCATAA
- the LOC118796206 gene encoding serine/threonine-protein kinase pim-3-like, translating to MDVKDKASFTSLYTVGKLLGEGGCGSVYAGTRKADGKQVAIKYVTSSFSKRHLTIPGESQSLPLEVALMELVCRPPACSHVIQLLDWFEEPEYVILVLELPSPCLDVSTFTKQLGGYMEESLAQVIMQQVVQAALHCRERGVLHRDIKSKNLLIQTDDFHVKLIDFGCGDLLKEDPYRQFAGTRPFRPPEWVRDGEYHGRPATIWSLGVLLYVLVCGAHPFRREEDIIAADLQFKPGLSTDCRNLIRWCLQKDPSKRPALEQILQHDWMRS from the exons ATGGATGTTAAGGACAAGG CCAGCTTCACCTCCCTTTATACTGTGGGAAAGTTGCTGGGAGAAGGAGGGTGTGGTTCCGTATACGCAGGGACCCGCAAAGCTGATGGGAAACAG GTGGCCATCAAATACGTGACTTCAAGCTTTTCGAAGAGACATCTGACAATT CCTGGAGAGTCCCAGTCCCTCCCCCTGGAGGTGGCCCTGATGGAGCTGGTGTGCCGCCCTCCTGCCTGCTCCCATGTTATCCAGCTGCTGGACTGGTTTGAGGAGCCAGAGTATGTGATTCTGGTTCTGGAGCTGCCATCCCCCTGCCTGGACGTGTCCACGTTCACCAAGCAGCTGGGGGGCTACATGGAGGAGAGCCTGGCCCAGGTCATCATGCAGCAGGTGGTGCAGGCGGCATTGCACTGCCGTGAGAGGGGTGTCCTGCACAGGGACATTAAGTCAAAGAACCTCCTCATCCAGACCGATGATTTCCACGTGAAACTCATCGATTTTGGATGTGGAGATCTCCTTAAAGAAGACCCCTACAGGCAGTTTGCAG GAACGAGGCCGTTCCGCCCTCCTGAGTGGGTGAGGGATGGGGAGTACCACGGGCGCCCTGCTACCATCTGGTCCCTGGGGGTACTCCTGTACGTTCTGGTGTGTGGTGCTCACCCATTCAGACGAGAGGAGGACATCATTGCTGCAGATCTGCAATTTAAACCAGGACTGTCCACAG ATTGCAGGAATCTGATCCGGTGGTGCCTGCAAAAGGATCCCAGCAAACGGCCAGCCCTGGAGCAGATACTCCAACACGATTGGATGAGGTCATAG